A genomic window from Denticeps clupeoides chromosome 11, fDenClu1.1, whole genome shotgun sequence includes:
- the ppp1r3c2b gene encoding protein phosphatase 1 regulatory subunit 3C-B-like gives MTCANVLPMFFELPVSPTMVPVEDPFHLNLVPPESRSLCHFQSISPSERFGPVSIAVGQTHSWRSSCGNRKKRRVIFADSKGLPLTAVRFFSKKDLDVSESPTCLKMIKVLATESRCTPCRPQLAVDFQQPSANYQAFRSRLQASSVLLESCSITSRSLQGTVRVLNLSFQKAVHVRITFDSWHSHRDVPCHYLHQCYGGFDTDLFEFDILLPEQLCSKERVEFCVSYLASGHQTPLWDNNNGQNYRVIVSDTTASEHPLPSTKAVPNSQG, from the exons ATGACCTGTGCCAA TGTGTTGCCCATGTTTTTCGAGCTGCCCGTTTCCCCCACCATGGTGCCAGTGGAGGATCCATTTCACCTAAACCTGGTTCCTCCAGAGAGTCGATCACTGTGCCATTTTCAGAGTATCTCACCTTCTGAAAGGTTTGGTCCAGTGTCCATTGCCGTAGGGCAGACCCACTCCTGGAGAAGCAGTTGTGGCAACAGGAAGAAGAGGCGCGTGATTTTCGCTGACTCGAAAGGCTTGCCGCTGACTGCAGTGCGTTTCTTCTCAAAGAAGGACCTGGATGTTTCAGAGTCTCCAACCTGTCTTAAGATGATAAAGGTTCTGGCTACAGAAAGCAGGTGCACTCCCTGCAGACCTCAGCTGGCCGTAGACTTCCAGCAACCGTCTGCCAACTATCAGGCCTTCCGTTCGAGGCTTCAGGCATCATCTGTGCTGCTGGAGAGCTGCAGCATCACGTCGCGCTCGCTCCAGGGCACGGTGCGCGTCCTGAACCTCAGCTTTCAGAAAGCCGTGCATGTGCGAATCACATTTGACTCGTGGCACAGCCACCGCGATGTTCCCTGCCACTATCTGCACCAGTGTTACGGTGGGTTCGACACAGACCTGTTCGAGTTCGACATTCTCCTGCCAGAACAGCTCTGCTCAAAGGAGCGGGTCGAGTTTTGCGTGTCTTATCTGGCCAGTGGTCATCAAACTCCGTTGTGGGACAATAACAATGGACAGAACTACAGGGTCATTGTGAGTGACACGACAGCGAGCGAACATCCGCTGCCCTCCACTAAAGCGGTTCCCAACAGCCAGGGCTAG
- the adam9a gene encoding disintegrin and metalloproteinase domain-containing protein 9 isoform X1, translating into MAVGPADRRLRLLSALLLLCELGSRSGSAALPSSYEVVTPKLISRHRRSPDGGDSEKVSYVIHAEGEERVLVLEKNKLLLPKDFTVFTYSRNGSLVTHRPNMQNHCHYRGYVEGVEGSSAAMSVCGGLSGMVSIGNSSYGIEPVKGSTDFQHILYRLENADTERLTCGTPHRHGNHTSSITQTISHGHAGGHLLRRKRAILHQTHYVELMLIVDSERFNTMGRNDTAVREEMVELSNYIDSMYEPLNIRVVLVGLEIWTAGNPISTEGSAGEVLGRFVQWRQTSLVPRRRHDSAQLVLKQRFGGTAGMAFVSTVCSQSHGGGINSFNGNNVRSFASIVAHELGHNLGMNHDDNRNCHCEVGTCIMNSGASGSRNFSSCSADDFEKMILTTGGSCLLNVPQPDEAYSTPYCGNKLIDLGEECDCGSEKECEKDPCCEPKTCKLRSGAQCAYGECCKHCRFLPGGYACRSSMDECDLPEYCNGSSAVCQADVYKQNGHLCQSGQAYCYNGKCQNYDGQCQALFGSKAKAAPEECFSFVNLKGDRFGNCGYQHGGYRKCDSRNAMCGKLQCEDVKESTVFGIAPSIISTPLGSRKCWGVDFMLGSDVPDPGMVNEGTKCGENKVCLNFNCKDVSELKYDCDEQKCHGHGVCNNNKNCHCEYGWAPPSCEFKGYGGSIDSGPTWNDKDTSTRDGLLIFFFVVLPLLLLGLFMFFRRNELQRRFCRRKRSRGYEADPVPQSNARAPAGQRANPSTTKDGHQAQLLPPEEHVVETSRTSSVPSYATRPPPPPVSRPPPLAPHLIPQRPAPPPPPPPVQH; encoded by the exons ATGGCCGTGGGCCCCGCGGATCGGCGCCTCCGGCTCCTGTCGGCGCTGCTCCTGCTCTGCGAGCTCGGGAGCCGCAGCGGAA GTGCGGCCCTGCCCTCCTCATATGAGGTCGTCACACCAAAACTAATCAGCCGGCATCGGAGGAGCCCGGATGGCGGCGATTCAGAGAAG GTCTCCTATGTTATCCATGCAGAAGGGGAAGAACGAGTTCTCGTCCTGGAAAAGAACAA GCTGCTGCTTCCGAAGGACTTCACCGTGTTCACCTACAGCAGAAATGGCTCTCTCGtcacacacagacccaacaTGCAG AATCACTGCCACTATCGTGGCTACGTGGAAGGGGTGGAGGGCTCGTCGGCTGCCATGAGTGTCTGTGGTGGGTTGAG CGGAATGGTGTCTATAGGGAACTCCAGTTATGGGATAGAACCAGTGAAGGGGTCCACAGACTTTCAGCACATTTTATACCGTCTGGAGAACGCCGACACTGAGCGGCTAACATGTGGAACGCCACATCGCCACGGCAACCACACCTCTTCCATCACTCAGACAATCAGTCACGGCCACGCCGGTGGTCATTTACTCAGG AGGAAGAGGGCGATTCTGCACCAGACACACTATGTGGAGCTGATGTTAATCGTGGACTCGGAAAGA TTTAATACGATGGGTAGAAATGACACTGCTGTTCGAGAAGAGATGGTGGAGCTGTCCAACTACATTGACAGT ATGTATGAGCCATTGAATATTCGGGTGGTTTTGGTGGGTCTGGAGATCTGGACCGCGGGAAACCCCATCAGTACAGAGGGCAGTGCAGGGGAGGTGCTGGGGCGCTTTGTTCAGTGGAGACAGACATCGCTGGTGCCACGGCGACGACATGACAGTGCTCAGCTCGTACT GAAGCAGCGCTTTGGTGGCACTGCAGGCATGGCGTTCGTCAGCACTGTCTGCTCACAGAGCCACGGGGGCGGGATAAACTCG tTCAATGGTAACAACGTGCGCTCTTTTGCCTCCATTGTTGCCCATGAGCTGGGGCATAACCTGGGCATGAACCATGATGACAACAGAAACTGTCACTGTGAAGTGGGCACCTGTATCATGAACTCAGGGGCCAG TGGTTCTCGGAACTTCAGCAGCTGCAGCGCTGATGACTTTGAGAAGATGATCTTGACCACCGGGGGGAGCTGTCTGCTCAATGTTCCTCAGCCTGATGAGGCATACAGCACCCCCTACTGTGGGAATAAGCTCATCGACCTCGGAGAGGAGTGTGATTGTGGCTCAGAGAAG GAGTGTGAAAAGGACCCATGCTGTGAGCCCAAGACCTGTAAACTGCGCTCAGGAGCACAGTGTGCTTATGGAGAATGCTGTAAACACTGTAGG TTCTTGCCGGGTGGTTACGCGTGCCGCAGCAGCATGGACGAGTGTGACCTGCCAGAGTACTGCAACGGCTCGTCGGCAGTCTGCCAGGCCGACGTCTACAAGCAGAATGGCCACCTCTGTCAAAGCGGTCAGGCCTACTGCTACAACGGAAAATGCCAGAACTATGATGGGCAGTGCCAGGCACTGTTTGGCTCCA AGGCAAAGGCTGCACCAGAGGAATGTTTTAGCTTTGTCAACCTAAAGGGCGATCGATTCGGAAACTGTGGCTACCAGCACGGCGGCTACAGAAAGTGTGACAGCAG GAATGCCATGTGCGGTAAGCTGCAGTGTGAGGATGTGAAGGAGAGCACCGTGTTTGGCATCGCCCCTTCCATCATCTCTACTCCGCTAGGCAGTCGTAAGTGTTGGGGTGTCGACTTCATGCTGGGGTCCGATGTTCCCGACCCTGGAATGGTCAACGAGGGAACAAAATGTGGCGAGAACAAG GTGTGTTTAAACTTCAACTGCAAAGATGTCTCTGAGCTGAAGTACGACTGTGATGAGCAGAAATGCCATGGCCATGGG gtgtgTAATAACAATAAGAACTGCCACTGTGAGTATGGGTGGGCACCTCCATCCTGCGAGTTTAAGGGCTACGGCGGCAGCATAGACAGCGGCCCCACGTGGAACG ATAAAGACACCTCCACCAGGGATGGGCTGCTGATTTTCTTCTTCGTGGTGCTGCCTCTCCTCCTGCTGGGCCTTTTCATGTTCTTCAGGAGAAACGAGCTCCAGCGTCGTTTCTGCAGGAGGAAACGGTCACGTGGCTATGA AGCTGACCCTGTACCCCAATCCAACGCACGAGCACCTGCAGGTCAGAGGGCAAACCCCAGCACTACAAAAGATGGA CACCAGGCTCAGTTGTTACCGCCGGAGGAG CACGTTGTTGAGACCAGTAGAACCAGCTCTGTTCCATCTTATGCCACACGACCTCCGCCGCCTCCAGTGTCACG ACCACCTCCTTTGGCACCACATCTGATTCCTCAGCGGcccgcaccaccaccacctccacctcctgtaCAACATTAG
- the gins4 gene encoding DNA replication complex GINS protein SLD5, with product MSDAGSDFSGEDGSQEDIMTPAELIAKLEETWLNERFSPELLENKSEMVECVMEQLMHMEENLQRVKKGDVKASIHRMEIDRIRFVLSSYLRSRLQKVEKFFPHVLEKEKSRSEGDPSFLSPEEFAFAKEYMANTETYLKAVALKHMPPNLQQVDMLKAVPEPCLDCFVFLRVKERQENILVEPETDDQREYVVDLDEGSQHLMRYRTIAPLVSSGAVQLI from the exons ATGTCAGACGCGGGCAGCGATTTTAGCGGTGAAGATGGAAGTCAGGAAGATATTATGACCCCCGCGGAGCTGATCGCCAAACTGGAAGAG ACGTGGCTGAACGAGAGGTTTTCCCCGGAGCTACTGGAGAATAAGTCGGAGATGGTGGAATGTGTAATGGAGCAGCTCATGCACATG GAAGAAAATCTCCAGAGGGTCAAGAAAGGTGATGTCAAAGCCAGCATTCACCGCATGGAGATTGACCGCATTCGCTTCGTCCTCAGCAGCTACCTGCGCTCTCGCCTACAGAAG GTAGAGAAGTTCTTTCCACATGTCCTGGAAAAAGAGAAATCTAGGTCTGAAGGCGATCCCTCATTTCTCTCTCCAGAGGAATTTGCCTTTGCCAAAGA GTACATGGCGAACACAGAAACCTACCTGAAGGCGGTGGCTCTGAAACACATGCCACCCAACCTGCAGCAAGTGGACATGCTGAAAGCTG TTCCTGAGCCGTGTTTGGACTGCTTCGTGTTCCTGAGAGTAAAGGAGCGTCAGGAGAACATCCTGGTGGAGCCTGAGACTGATGATCAGAG GGAGTACGTTGTGGACCTGGATGAAGGCTCTCAGCATCTAATGCGCTACCGCACCATAGCACCCCTAGTGTCCAGTGGAGCAGTGCAGCTCATCTGA
- the adam9a gene encoding disintegrin and metalloproteinase domain-containing protein 9 isoform X2, with protein MAVGPADRRLRLLSALLLLCELGSRSGSAALPSSYEVVTPKLISRHRRSPDGGDSEKVSYVIHAEGEERVLVLEKNKLLLPKDFTVFTYSRNGSLVTHRPNMQNHCHYRGYVEGVEGSSAAMSVCGGLSGMVSIGNSSYGIEPVKGSTDFQHILYRLENADTERLTCGTPHRHGNHTSSITQTISHGHAGGHLLRRKRAILHQTHYVELMLIVDSERFNTMGRNDTAVREEMVELSNYIDSMYEPLNIRVVLVGLEIWTAGNPISTEGSAGEVLGRFVQWRQTSLVPRRRHDSAQLVLKQRFGGTAGMAFVSTVCSQSHGGGINSFNGNNVRSFASIVAHELGHNLGMNHDDNRNCHCEVGTCIMNSGASGSRNFSSCSADDFEKMILTTGGSCLLNVPQPDEAYSTPYCGNKLIDLGEECDCGSEKECEKDPCCEPKTCKLRSGAQCAYGECCKHCRFLPGGYACRSSMDECDLPEYCNGSSAVCQADVYKQNGHLCQSGQAYCYNGKCQNYDGQCQALFGSKAKAAPEECFSFVNLKGDRFGNCGYQHGGYRKCDSRNAMCGKLQCEDVKESTVFGIAPSIISTPLGSRKCWGVDFMLGSDVPDPGMVNEGTKCGENKVCLNFNCKDVSELKYDCDEQKCHGHGVCNNNKNCHCEYGWAPPSCEFKGYGGSIDSGPTWNDKDTSTRDGLLIFFFVVLPLLLLGLFMFFRRNELQRRFCRRKRSRGYEADPVPQSNARAPAGQRANPSTTKDGAQLLPPEEHVVETSRTSSVPSYATRPPPPPVSRPPPLAPHLIPQRPAPPPPPPPVQH; from the exons ATGGCCGTGGGCCCCGCGGATCGGCGCCTCCGGCTCCTGTCGGCGCTGCTCCTGCTCTGCGAGCTCGGGAGCCGCAGCGGAA GTGCGGCCCTGCCCTCCTCATATGAGGTCGTCACACCAAAACTAATCAGCCGGCATCGGAGGAGCCCGGATGGCGGCGATTCAGAGAAG GTCTCCTATGTTATCCATGCAGAAGGGGAAGAACGAGTTCTCGTCCTGGAAAAGAACAA GCTGCTGCTTCCGAAGGACTTCACCGTGTTCACCTACAGCAGAAATGGCTCTCTCGtcacacacagacccaacaTGCAG AATCACTGCCACTATCGTGGCTACGTGGAAGGGGTGGAGGGCTCGTCGGCTGCCATGAGTGTCTGTGGTGGGTTGAG CGGAATGGTGTCTATAGGGAACTCCAGTTATGGGATAGAACCAGTGAAGGGGTCCACAGACTTTCAGCACATTTTATACCGTCTGGAGAACGCCGACACTGAGCGGCTAACATGTGGAACGCCACATCGCCACGGCAACCACACCTCTTCCATCACTCAGACAATCAGTCACGGCCACGCCGGTGGTCATTTACTCAGG AGGAAGAGGGCGATTCTGCACCAGACACACTATGTGGAGCTGATGTTAATCGTGGACTCGGAAAGA TTTAATACGATGGGTAGAAATGACACTGCTGTTCGAGAAGAGATGGTGGAGCTGTCCAACTACATTGACAGT ATGTATGAGCCATTGAATATTCGGGTGGTTTTGGTGGGTCTGGAGATCTGGACCGCGGGAAACCCCATCAGTACAGAGGGCAGTGCAGGGGAGGTGCTGGGGCGCTTTGTTCAGTGGAGACAGACATCGCTGGTGCCACGGCGACGACATGACAGTGCTCAGCTCGTACT GAAGCAGCGCTTTGGTGGCACTGCAGGCATGGCGTTCGTCAGCACTGTCTGCTCACAGAGCCACGGGGGCGGGATAAACTCG tTCAATGGTAACAACGTGCGCTCTTTTGCCTCCATTGTTGCCCATGAGCTGGGGCATAACCTGGGCATGAACCATGATGACAACAGAAACTGTCACTGTGAAGTGGGCACCTGTATCATGAACTCAGGGGCCAG TGGTTCTCGGAACTTCAGCAGCTGCAGCGCTGATGACTTTGAGAAGATGATCTTGACCACCGGGGGGAGCTGTCTGCTCAATGTTCCTCAGCCTGATGAGGCATACAGCACCCCCTACTGTGGGAATAAGCTCATCGACCTCGGAGAGGAGTGTGATTGTGGCTCAGAGAAG GAGTGTGAAAAGGACCCATGCTGTGAGCCCAAGACCTGTAAACTGCGCTCAGGAGCACAGTGTGCTTATGGAGAATGCTGTAAACACTGTAGG TTCTTGCCGGGTGGTTACGCGTGCCGCAGCAGCATGGACGAGTGTGACCTGCCAGAGTACTGCAACGGCTCGTCGGCAGTCTGCCAGGCCGACGTCTACAAGCAGAATGGCCACCTCTGTCAAAGCGGTCAGGCCTACTGCTACAACGGAAAATGCCAGAACTATGATGGGCAGTGCCAGGCACTGTTTGGCTCCA AGGCAAAGGCTGCACCAGAGGAATGTTTTAGCTTTGTCAACCTAAAGGGCGATCGATTCGGAAACTGTGGCTACCAGCACGGCGGCTACAGAAAGTGTGACAGCAG GAATGCCATGTGCGGTAAGCTGCAGTGTGAGGATGTGAAGGAGAGCACCGTGTTTGGCATCGCCCCTTCCATCATCTCTACTCCGCTAGGCAGTCGTAAGTGTTGGGGTGTCGACTTCATGCTGGGGTCCGATGTTCCCGACCCTGGAATGGTCAACGAGGGAACAAAATGTGGCGAGAACAAG GTGTGTTTAAACTTCAACTGCAAAGATGTCTCTGAGCTGAAGTACGACTGTGATGAGCAGAAATGCCATGGCCATGGG gtgtgTAATAACAATAAGAACTGCCACTGTGAGTATGGGTGGGCACCTCCATCCTGCGAGTTTAAGGGCTACGGCGGCAGCATAGACAGCGGCCCCACGTGGAACG ATAAAGACACCTCCACCAGGGATGGGCTGCTGATTTTCTTCTTCGTGGTGCTGCCTCTCCTCCTGCTGGGCCTTTTCATGTTCTTCAGGAGAAACGAGCTCCAGCGTCGTTTCTGCAGGAGGAAACGGTCACGTGGCTATGA AGCTGACCCTGTACCCCAATCCAACGCACGAGCACCTGCAGGTCAGAGGGCAAACCCCAGCACTACAAAAGATGGA GCTCAGTTGTTACCGCCGGAGGAG CACGTTGTTGAGACCAGTAGAACCAGCTCTGTTCCATCTTATGCCACACGACCTCCGCCGCCTCCAGTGTCACG ACCACCTCCTTTGGCACCACATCTGATTCCTCAGCGGcccgcaccaccaccacctccacctcctgtaCAACATTAG
- the adam9a gene encoding disintegrin and metalloproteinase domain-containing protein 9 isoform X3 codes for MAVGPADRRLRLLSALLLLCELGSRSGSAALPSSYEVVTPKLISRHRRSPDGGDSEKVSYVIHAEGEERVLVLEKNKLLLPKDFTVFTYSRNGSLVTHRPNMQNHCHYRGYVEGVEGSSAAMSVCGGLSGMVSIGNSSYGIEPVKGSTDFQHILYRLENADTERLTCGTPHRHGNHTSSITQTISHGHAGGHLLRRKRAILHQTHYVELMLIVDSERFNTMGRNDTAVREEMVELSNYIDSMYEPLNIRVVLVGLEIWTAGNPISTEGSAGEVLGRFVQWRQTSLVPRRRHDSAQLVLKQRFGGTAGMAFVSTVCSQSHGGGINSFNGNNVRSFASIVAHELGHNLGMNHDDNRNCHCEVGTCIMNSGASGSRNFSSCSADDFEKMILTTGGSCLLNVPQPDEAYSTPYCGNKLIDLGEECDCGSEKECEKDPCCEPKTCKLRSGAQCAYGECCKHCRFLPGGYACRSSMDECDLPEYCNGSSAVCQADVYKQNGHLCQSGQAYCYNGKCQNYDGQCQALFGSKAKAAPEECFSFVNLKGDRFGNCGYQHGGYRKCDSRNAMCGKLQCEDVKESTVFGIAPSIISTPLGSRKCWGVDFMLGSDVPDPGMVNEGTKCGENKVCLNFNCKDVSELKYDCDEQKCHGHGVCNNNKNCHCEYGWAPPSCEFKGYGGSIDSGPTWNDKDTSTRDGLLIFFFVVLPLLLLGLFMFFRRNELQRRFCRRKRSRGYEADPVPQSNARAPAGQRANPSTTKDGHVVETSRTSSVPSYATRPPPPPVSRPPPLAPHLIPQRPAPPPPPPPVQH; via the exons ATGGCCGTGGGCCCCGCGGATCGGCGCCTCCGGCTCCTGTCGGCGCTGCTCCTGCTCTGCGAGCTCGGGAGCCGCAGCGGAA GTGCGGCCCTGCCCTCCTCATATGAGGTCGTCACACCAAAACTAATCAGCCGGCATCGGAGGAGCCCGGATGGCGGCGATTCAGAGAAG GTCTCCTATGTTATCCATGCAGAAGGGGAAGAACGAGTTCTCGTCCTGGAAAAGAACAA GCTGCTGCTTCCGAAGGACTTCACCGTGTTCACCTACAGCAGAAATGGCTCTCTCGtcacacacagacccaacaTGCAG AATCACTGCCACTATCGTGGCTACGTGGAAGGGGTGGAGGGCTCGTCGGCTGCCATGAGTGTCTGTGGTGGGTTGAG CGGAATGGTGTCTATAGGGAACTCCAGTTATGGGATAGAACCAGTGAAGGGGTCCACAGACTTTCAGCACATTTTATACCGTCTGGAGAACGCCGACACTGAGCGGCTAACATGTGGAACGCCACATCGCCACGGCAACCACACCTCTTCCATCACTCAGACAATCAGTCACGGCCACGCCGGTGGTCATTTACTCAGG AGGAAGAGGGCGATTCTGCACCAGACACACTATGTGGAGCTGATGTTAATCGTGGACTCGGAAAGA TTTAATACGATGGGTAGAAATGACACTGCTGTTCGAGAAGAGATGGTGGAGCTGTCCAACTACATTGACAGT ATGTATGAGCCATTGAATATTCGGGTGGTTTTGGTGGGTCTGGAGATCTGGACCGCGGGAAACCCCATCAGTACAGAGGGCAGTGCAGGGGAGGTGCTGGGGCGCTTTGTTCAGTGGAGACAGACATCGCTGGTGCCACGGCGACGACATGACAGTGCTCAGCTCGTACT GAAGCAGCGCTTTGGTGGCACTGCAGGCATGGCGTTCGTCAGCACTGTCTGCTCACAGAGCCACGGGGGCGGGATAAACTCG tTCAATGGTAACAACGTGCGCTCTTTTGCCTCCATTGTTGCCCATGAGCTGGGGCATAACCTGGGCATGAACCATGATGACAACAGAAACTGTCACTGTGAAGTGGGCACCTGTATCATGAACTCAGGGGCCAG TGGTTCTCGGAACTTCAGCAGCTGCAGCGCTGATGACTTTGAGAAGATGATCTTGACCACCGGGGGGAGCTGTCTGCTCAATGTTCCTCAGCCTGATGAGGCATACAGCACCCCCTACTGTGGGAATAAGCTCATCGACCTCGGAGAGGAGTGTGATTGTGGCTCAGAGAAG GAGTGTGAAAAGGACCCATGCTGTGAGCCCAAGACCTGTAAACTGCGCTCAGGAGCACAGTGTGCTTATGGAGAATGCTGTAAACACTGTAGG TTCTTGCCGGGTGGTTACGCGTGCCGCAGCAGCATGGACGAGTGTGACCTGCCAGAGTACTGCAACGGCTCGTCGGCAGTCTGCCAGGCCGACGTCTACAAGCAGAATGGCCACCTCTGTCAAAGCGGTCAGGCCTACTGCTACAACGGAAAATGCCAGAACTATGATGGGCAGTGCCAGGCACTGTTTGGCTCCA AGGCAAAGGCTGCACCAGAGGAATGTTTTAGCTTTGTCAACCTAAAGGGCGATCGATTCGGAAACTGTGGCTACCAGCACGGCGGCTACAGAAAGTGTGACAGCAG GAATGCCATGTGCGGTAAGCTGCAGTGTGAGGATGTGAAGGAGAGCACCGTGTTTGGCATCGCCCCTTCCATCATCTCTACTCCGCTAGGCAGTCGTAAGTGTTGGGGTGTCGACTTCATGCTGGGGTCCGATGTTCCCGACCCTGGAATGGTCAACGAGGGAACAAAATGTGGCGAGAACAAG GTGTGTTTAAACTTCAACTGCAAAGATGTCTCTGAGCTGAAGTACGACTGTGATGAGCAGAAATGCCATGGCCATGGG gtgtgTAATAACAATAAGAACTGCCACTGTGAGTATGGGTGGGCACCTCCATCCTGCGAGTTTAAGGGCTACGGCGGCAGCATAGACAGCGGCCCCACGTGGAACG ATAAAGACACCTCCACCAGGGATGGGCTGCTGATTTTCTTCTTCGTGGTGCTGCCTCTCCTCCTGCTGGGCCTTTTCATGTTCTTCAGGAGAAACGAGCTCCAGCGTCGTTTCTGCAGGAGGAAACGGTCACGTGGCTATGA AGCTGACCCTGTACCCCAATCCAACGCACGAGCACCTGCAGGTCAGAGGGCAAACCCCAGCACTACAAAAGATGGA CACGTTGTTGAGACCAGTAGAACCAGCTCTGTTCCATCTTATGCCACACGACCTCCGCCGCCTCCAGTGTCACG ACCACCTCCTTTGGCACCACATCTGATTCCTCAGCGGcccgcaccaccaccacctccacctcctgtaCAACATTAG
- the phyhip gene encoding phytanoyl-CoA hydroxylase-interacting protein, which produces MADLDQLSTPCDVQICDVTCDSFRIAWEMSTEDTDRVTHYFIDLRRKEGGEQNRFKHRDVPTKLVAKAVPLPMAVRGHWFLSPRTEYCVAVQTAIRQPDGDYQVSDWSQLVEFCTGDYAMDLLKQLLEKAQGVAGRQLRFTVFYRNQHPDYFQYARTECGGEMRPTLKDSSGSHGSPINGKLSGIFFSCNTEFDTGLPPNDSPYGPLRLQINAELLLNPSTHLYFADFYCMYTAYHYVVLVLAPAGSAGDLFCQSRLPQLDLADNPFLTYTPPQRQGDAPVFCHARDVILEVFFTEPVRLEHGTVQQISGRHQLMSLSTANAKKDPSCKVCNISVGR; this is translated from the exons ATGGCCGACCTGGACCAGCTCTCCACACCCTGTGATGTCCAGATCTGTGATGTGACCTGTGACTCCTTCCGCATCGCTTGGGAGATGAGCACAGAGGACACAGACAGAGTGACACATTACTTCATAGACCTGAGGCGCAAGGAGGGAGGAGAACAGAACCGCTTCAAACACAGG GATGTGCCCACCAAGCTGGTAGCCAAGGCAGTGCCCCTTCCTATGGCCGTGAGAGGACACTGGTTCCTAAGCCCACGGACAGAGTACTGTGTGGCCGTGCAGACGGCCATTCGTCAGCCGGATGGAGACTACCAGGTGTCTGACTGGAGCCAGTTGGTGGAGTTCTGCACTGGGG ATTATGCCATGGACCTTCTGAAGCAGCTGCTAGAGAAAGCTCAGGGTGTGGCTGGAAGGCAGCTGAGGTTCACTGTGTTTTATCGCAACCAGCATCCCGACTACTTCCAATACGCCAG AACAGAGTGTGGGGGAGAAATGCGGCCAACACTAAAGGACAGCAGTGGCAGTCACGGTTCTCCCATCAATGGCAAACTGAGCGGCATCTTCTTCAGTTGTAATACGGAGTTCGATACAGGTCTCCCACCCAATGACTCTCCTTACGGACCCCTTCGCTTACAGATCAACGCAGAGCTTCTTCTCAACCCTTCCACGCACCTCTATTTCGCagatttttactgcatgtacaCGGCCTACCACTACGTGGTACTGGTGCTGGCTCCTGCTGGCTCTGCGGGTGACCTCTTCTGCCAGAGCCGCCTCCCTCAGCTGGACCTGGCAGACAACCCCTTCCTCACGTACACCCCGCCTCAGAGGCAGGGGGACGCCCCCGTGTTCTGCCACGCCCGGGATGTCATCCTGGAAGTGTTCTTCACAGAGCCTGTGCGCCTGGAACACGGCACCGTGCAGCAGATCAGCGGCCGGCATCAGCTCATGAGCCTGTCCACGGCCAACGCCAAGAAAGACCCCAGCTGCAAAGTGTGCAATATCAGCGTGGGCCGCTGA